A genome region from Brassica oleracea var. oleracea cultivar TO1000 chromosome C2, BOL, whole genome shotgun sequence includes the following:
- the LOC106327534 gene encoding uncharacterized protein LOC106327534, with product MASTLQPEMDNDSMASSPRSEYDNQPRVRFMCTFGGRILPRPPDNQLSYVGGDNRMIAVHRNTSFASLLNKLAKLSGKSNISVKYQLPNEDLDALISVSTDEDVENMMDEYDRVAQNQNPRSSRLRLFLFTNNIAGEDDNDSRASSISSLLDSSVNREQWFLDALNLGSSAVSNGGSGKGFERVRSEVSSIVSEVPDYLFGLDTFDETAPPHELRDRDPRAKIRREVSTLSDPGSPRRDVPSPYGSTSSAPVMRSSTPELQPVQTKPDSPEPVSTPKSDPQPEQVIQQSNLPVNPQWQYSPGPQVHYQQPVYYVPSSVQPGNHMVQPGNHMIQQVNHMVQQGNHMVQPVQMPGQYVPQYHHLPMGYHHQPQTHRIPGPGLGQVYGGTARPVMMAVDGVNRPAYYDMKTPGPVQMYHNHPGMVVPGMEGQYRTETDSDPGRAS from the exons ATGGCTTCCACCCTTCAGCCGGAGATGGACAACGACTCAATGGCATCATCGCCGAGATCGGAGTATGATAATCAGCCACGTGTACGGTTCATGTGCACTTTTGGAGGAAGGATCTTGCCTCGTCCACCCGATAATCAACTCAGCTACGTCGGCGGCGACAATCGTATGATCGCCGTTCACCGTAACACTAGTTTTGCCTCTCTACTCAACAAACTTGCTAAACTCTCCG GTAAAAGCAACATCAGCGTGAAGTACCAGCTACCAAACGAAGATCTTGACGCGTTGATCTCGGTATCAACGGACGAGGATGTAGAGAACATGATGGACGAATACGACCGCGTCGCACAGAATCAAAATCCCCGATCCTCTCGTCTCCGTCTCTTCCTCTTCACCAATAACATCGCCGGAGAAGATGATAACGATAGTCGAGCAAGCAGTATCAGCTCTCTCCTCGATAGCTCCGTCAATCGAGAGCAATGGTTCCTCGACGCTCTCAATCTCGGCTCCTCCGCCGTATCCAACGGTGGTTCTGGCAAAGGTTTCGAGCGCGTCAGATCTGAAGTCTCCTCGATCGTCTCCGAAGTTCCTGATTACCTCTTCGGGTTGGATACTTTCGACGAGACCGCGCCGCCGCACGAGCTCCGTGATCGTGATCCGAGGGCTAAGATCCGACGAGAAGTCTCGACGCTTTCGGATCCTGGCTCGCCTCGCCGCGATGTTCCTTCGCCGTATGGTTCGACCTCTTCGGCTCCTGTGATGCGGTCATCTACACCGGAACTTCAACCAGTTCAAACTAAACCGGATAGTCCAGAACCGGTTTCGACTCCAAAATCTGATCCTCAACCGGAGCAAGTTATTCAACAGAGTAATCTTCCGGTTAACCCACAGTGGCAATATTCCCCTGGCCCACAGGTTCATTACCAGCAACCGGTTTATTATGTTCCTAGTTCGGTTCAACCGGGGAATCATATGGTTCAACCGGGCAATCATATGATTCAACAAGTCAACCATATGGTTCAGCAGGGTAATCATATGGTTCAACCCGTTCAAATGCCGGGTCAGTATGTTCCACAATACCATCATTTGCCTATGGGATACCATCACCAACCTCAGACTCATCGGATTCCTGGTCCTGGTCTGGGTCAAGTATATGGTGGAACTGCTAGGCCGGTTATGATGGCAGTTGATGGAGTTAACCGGCCGGCTTATTATGATATGAAAACACCAGGTCCGGTTCAGATGTATCACAATCACCCTGGCATGGTTGTTCCTGGTATGGAAGGACAATACAGAACCGAAACGGATTCTGATCCGGGTCGCGCTTCTTAA